The DNA segment tgctgagggaggaaacccgctgttgccacttcatgggctactctttttcgattagcaacgagggatcttttatatgcaccatcccatagacagggtagtacataccacggcctttgatgtatcagtcgtggtgcactggcatgagcgagaaatagtccaatgggcccactgacagattgatcccaaaccgaccgcacatcgagtgcttgaacactgggctacgtctcgctcctaTATCATGAATACAAAACGGTGAAAACACTGAAAGTAATGTTCTGTGTATAAAAGGATATTGAAATACTACAAGTACAAGTAACACTGCCATATCCTTATCTAATGTATTCTATGGAAACTGAAAATGTATGGTAACTATGGAACTGGAATCGCACATATTCATGTCATTTctgtaaatacaaaaaatacagaATAATGtaaaaacttaatatttatcaattattgaccatcattgagggcaatatcatgttttatggaccgaagaaattgatactGACCgaggtcaatatcaatttcttcggtccataaaacataatattgcctgaaatgtggtcaataaatgttttattacataatctCATCCATAAGTctcgtacattcctgctttgtttatcagaatcgaaatGCGCCAACGCTTATAATTTCCCGCAATGCGTTAAAACTGATGGGATTTAGTGACGTTACGTAATCCTATGACGTATGATACGCAGAGGAATGCGTAAATAAACCGTTACCAAGACAAAAAATCAAATTCGAGACATTATAACCAGCAAGAGTGCCcaaatcatattaatagcaaaataaaacacaaaatgtgataaatttgaacatacatttatacagaacagttaccgattaccttcaaatgcattttttattttaacataaaatcctgagagtgccgattccaactgcattttgatgtatcatgtacgtttctaaatctgcgatATATTCTATACACAATTTGGcgattactgaccttgtttttgtcgtatttgcggaattaaactcagtatgactaaagatgttatctttttgcTGAAGGACAGCAAAACGTTTCTTTCACAAGTTTGTGCTcgtttacattagaattagcagttgacgttgcattacgttaTCTAATCATTTATTGGATAGatttttgtctcatctttattgtcattggtcagggcaatatcacttttgatggaccggtgAGACCGTCTCAAGacaatatcactatttacggacggtcatgtgactggtttttgaccaataagaatacagatatatttttattatgtaataactGGTTTAAACCACGTTggcatataaaacaatatatatatatagagagagagagagagagagagagagagagagagagagagagagagagagagagagagagagagagagagagagagagagagagagagagagagagagagagagagagagtgtgtgtgtgtgtgtgtgtgtgtgtgttttcaaattttgtttcaCAATGTTTACTAGTAGTTCCAGTGGTCGTAggagaaaaaacccataaaacaaGATGATTTGGTAATTTATTATTCACTCCAGCAAATTTTGATTCTGATACAAAAGTGTGCTATGTTTATACCAAAGAAATACGAGTTAACAGTAATCAGATATTTAACAACTGTTCCGGAATAGAATCATCTTCATATCCTACGATCCATGGTTCCGGCTCCAGTtcccattttaaaatatacgaTCCTCTCTGCTTCATCTCGGGTTTCATCTCTAGAATCGCATCGACCGTCTCTTTGTCTAAAACGCAGTACACCAACAGAGACTGCAGTTGGTGGCACTTGGAACACAGATCCAAAATGGCGGCCGAATGGTAGCCAGCCTCACCTCTTCAAATATCGTAGTAAACGTTTCCAGTCTAAGCACACTCACTGGGATTGCAGGCTTCATTATCTCTGAAACTCTAAACAGAGGACATGTATGGTCGAATCCCAAGGTCACTCGAAGATTCGGACAACTCATTATCAAAGAAGACCAAGCCTCTTCGGAGAGGTCTTCGCTAAACTTCTGTTCACGCCTGCAAATGATGGACAGGTGTTTGATCGATCGCGTGTCCTGCTCTGCCAGAGCGAGTAGTGTGTGGTCGCAGACGCTGTAATGGTAGACGAAAAGATATTGCAGGTGTTTACAACGTTGAACAAGACGTGTGATCGAGTCCGGAGTCACTTTACAGACTAGGTTGCTGTTCTGAATGTTTAAGTATTCTAAATGGGGATTGTTTTCTGACAGTATGTCTATGACAATGTCATCATAAGCGATTGTCAAACCACTCAAATCAACAAACGTCAGGCCAACAACGTTTTTACACGCAGTGTTACCAGGGTCCCCAAACACACAATTTAAAGAATCAACGAACTCTAATCCTGCGTAGAATAAGGGGTTTTCTCCTGTGAAGCGGATTGTCAAAGCGacaagtttcttttcttttaaagccgCCAGTTCGTTTAACACACGACACGCATTTGTTCTGTTGTAAGCTTCAAACTGGTCAAGTTCTATAGAGACGTATTTCATGTGATGACCTAGGGATGTCACACAGCTAATCTGTTTTTCGTCTGAGGGATTTTGAAacgaaaataaaaatttctgCCACAAATAAGGTGATTTGAAACAAGATTGCCAGTAACTGCAAGTCAAGCCTGCCACGTATCGGTCATACTGTGGCAGATATGATAGAATTCGGACCACGATGTGTTCCGGAAGGGTATTCCATGTGTCCTTGCATTCGGATGCCATTTTGTTATCTGTTTATCCATTCAACCTAcaagtaaaagtaaaaatatacataacaattttgttttaaataaacacTGATGCAACAAGTTAAaacattgatgatgatgatgatgatgatgatgacaacgacaatgaagaagaagatgatgatgatgatgatgaagatggtatacttcaagcatgctatccttGGTACGCAGCTCGACTGCCTAGGCCGTATGTCCAGAACAAAGGGGGCTGGGTTAATGGATTAGTTTGAGAGGGAAAAAACATTTCCTCaactctaagactacatgtctgaattatgaaatgtttggcatccaataacagatgattaataaatcaatgtgccctagttaagtcattaaacaaaaaaacgcTTTCTCAATAAAGGAAAAAGTAGAGTACTATTTAACATGTCGCTTACGGTTCGCATAATTTCTAATATCGACAGATTGGTTTCAGCTACGTACTACACTTCCACAATTTGTCACAAAGAGGTTTTATGTGCACctacccatagacaggacagtgcatatGTACAGTGCACGATCTTTGATTTCCAATCTATAAAGCTGAGGTAATAACAATCGGTGTTTTCAAGCAGTCGACGAGGATATATCTTTTGTAGCAGGCTCTATAGCTATAATGTTTGATATTTGCCTGTAACGAAGATGTTTAAATTAGTAAAATTCCAGTTCTGAGactcaaattgtttttgtttttttgattatcattattattattattattattattattattttaaattcatcaATAAACCGAGGTGACTAAAATGTTGGGCAGAACATACCCatgtcaaaacaaacaaatatagaaTTTTTTACCACACCCAGGCTGCGTTGTGCTGTttctcatcgtggtgcaggggtggcaacattctcatgggtttccttgagcGTGGCGAATGCAGAACATATTcaaggcccgtaggaaccgggggggggggggggggcacgtgcCCCTCCCCCACTTgtgaggggtttttttctctctctctctctctcttttttaatcACATTAGTGTttaccattgtaaccaaaatttGATATTGAGTTTGTAcctgaaaatgttttagaactatgaagaaaaacctcacaaatgaacaacaagcagaCAACACTATGAGAAACCAAACtgaacggagttggaagcataacgcagttagggacgttgacgatacgGGTTCaaagccccagtcacactgcaccattatttaatattgtttaaatgcACATACCAAGATTTGTTTCGAAAACTATCACTTTGTTGAAAACCACCAACTCCTCATTTGAATAGAATCATTGCTTACTGCCTCAAAATACCTGAGAAAAATCTTTGGTACGTTAGTGTAGTAGCCTTATAACTTCCTAGTAACTTCCGTTTTCAGATGCAAAAATGTATTACCGTAGCTTACATCTGGCATATATCTGCCACATCTTAGCTTGTTTACAGTAGGCTACTCTTTGGTTCGTTCTATTTTGCCATGGCTAACTGACAACATACTCACATCGGTATAGCGTGTACCTCGTACTATTATTCAGTTTACGAATCGTAAAATCTCTGGAAAGTAGCTGTATTTGCTTGTGAGGATGTGTGTGGTAGACTTGCACTTTGTCAGATTTATGCCGGATGTAGGCTAGTACATTTTTGCAGTGAAGAATGTTGGGGCGGGATTTTAGCTTTccagtcgattcgtccactggacaatttgtccacagacgattcgtccactcacctcggacaattcgtccactcgatgactgcatttttttcaaacatattaactGCATGTCCAGTTTGTTCGTACGCCGTTCACTttctaataattttgtttacatttaatgGGTAGCaaatattgatttgttaaatataacagGTCAACATGTTATATCTATATTACTTGTTTgaaattatatgatatattaccTTTTTGGTATATGAATATCCAGTCGTTTCAATCAACTTCGACTTGCTTCTTTCTGTCCCTTCGTCGACAATATAAAATTCAGGAATTAATGTTTCTGTTTCAGATATCTCCATCGGCCGGATATCAACCAGGGacctataaataaaattattttaaatgacacTTAACATAATGACACATAATACAAGTActattaataataccaaatactactaataaaatgatataatgatataactaatataacgataatattaataaaattctaAATGCTACCAATCATAATATTTACTCTTCTTGTAGCGCATAAGAGGAGAGATTTGGCCTTGTTGGTATAGAGGGAACCTCTGGTAAGTACTGCAAAACCTCCCCACAGTCGATGGAAAGCCGTGTGCTTTCACCGCGCGGCTCGCCTAGGAGACTTGAATTGGCAAGTTGGACCGCAAATGACCCCACATCAAACTCTGATAGTACCGTtgtattctgaaaaaaatgtatgcacacatttaaaaacaaattgatttgAAGTATTTATaggtaatttataataaacaaattgacatatatattaaatgtggcGACAGACTTAATAATGCACAAATTACACAGACTAGATTTAATAgtttacagttttaataaactagctaacatatattaaaaacatactgTCTGTACTCTTGGTGTTGGCGGCGGTAGACCTGGTGGCGGCGACGGTAGACTATGTGGTGGCGGCGGTAGACCTGGTGGCGGCAACGGAAGACTCTGTGGTGGCGGCGGTAGACCCGGTGGCGACGGAAGACTCTGAGGTGGAGGCGGTAGACCTGGTGGCGAGGGAAGACTCTGTGGTGGAGGCGGTAGACCTGGTGGCGAGGGAAGACTCTGTGGTGGAGGCGGTAGACCTGGTGGCGAGGGAAGACTCCGTGTTGGTGGCGGTGGCAAACGCACGCAATTCAGACATTTCCAATCAATTTCTGTCCCATTCTTTACAGCCGCCTTATATACTTGGCGCGATACACCTGTGTAAATATCCGATATTATCAAATGTAATGAGCTGAttcaatttgttaaaaataaccacaatatgcatattttaatttacttcagtaatataaacattaaaaacgtCTATAGTAGTGTTGgaaatggaataaaaataattttcgtcgaatatgtttttcatattaaacagacaagtaaacatttagtaaatatctatttaatgataatttACCCCTGACTGTCTCTGATgacggtttacccctatccctctccaatatttgtagacatttctaaGTAACTACACTAATATGCCCACAAATGattcaaacaaaataattttatctacgaGTAGAAAATAGAATCTttaataaaggtcacaaatcacctgtttactgacatctttattttaatttcaagagtaaacaccacatgtatatgtttatgacGATAATAACGAAATAAATATCAACTCACCGGAATCGCAAACTCGATGCTGCCACTTAAAGCACCCATCACACAGCAATCCTTCCTGGCGGGGTCGAACACACTTTTTGCACGAAATACAGATATTGCTCATTGTATAGGGAAAAGAAACCAAAATGAACAACATCGGACAAGAATTGGAGTTTTATGTCGTCTTCTACTCGCAGTATGGAGTGGAGAAAACAAGGCGCGTTGTTTTAGACGCGACTTGATTCAACTTGGTGAAACATTTATCATAATTACTTCTGTACACTCTTTCATGTATGCATTTATATctgtatgttattttatattcatgCATAAAGGCAATTCATTTTAGAGTTTTATGtaacattataacatgttcATGATGGTAGCATCATTATTAGCACTActagtttatgtttatgtacatttctgtatgatgcatatatggaaataaatgatttgatagTTGAtaattggtaaagcaaacagaaaccagacaagttgaaagggaagggctaaagattatctttattgggcatattgtactaaaaacatcctACGACATGTAACATACAGGTAGTTAGCGGTGCAGCTTTGAAATAAGTTGCGTTGTTTTAGACGCTACTGGACCCAACTTGGTGAAACAAGCTTAAGCAGTAATGAGCCTGCATTGCTAATTACTTCACAATATCACAATAGAGGACACCTGTACATTTACCACGTTGAAAGGGAAGGActaaagattatctttactggGCACATTGTACTAAAAACACCCTACGACATGTAGCGTGAAAGGcgtacattatagaaacaaacaataaccgaATAAATAGAAACGCCAAAGAATTATATCTGcagagcattgttacaaaaacatcaaccaagcgtaatctaatgcaatataatttattttcataaatttatGACACAGCAAGAAAATATGGGGTAATATTGGacgaaataaaaacccagtggacgaatcgtccggtaCTGATTTTTggtagtggacgaatcgtctcgagttcctcggtggacgaattttcagtggacgaatcgtccgtggacgaattgtccagtggacgaatcgactgcatcccggattttatatatatatatatatatatattttttttttttttttttttttacattaattcaCACTTTCAAGTGCATTTTCCAACTTAAtccgttattttttttataacggGACTTTAAGGAAAATATTGGTTTAATTCCTAAGGAatattaaaacccccacaacaacaacaacaacaaacaacaacaacacaacaacaaacaaaacaataaccaaAGTGACAGGATCCTTTTGGACCTAACCTGTACGAATCATCTAGTACATTTTCAGCAGTAGTTGGCAGACACGTGATAAACGTGTAAGCTATATGGTCTCACTACTAtttctgccattgaaacccatgttaaattgcctaacttcaaatgaagactgccaatagaacgggttctcgttggcactaacaacatacaccattgcgaacatacattatataagcatttattttcactccaaaattgaaaacatttccgtctctggctgtagtaccggtctgaGCAgatggttcattaaccgattcactccggctgtctcttgcactatatacccatgtccaaGAGGTCGATGTACAAtgttacaaaatagcatgggtaaaatacagccagaaggcttaccattaaacatacatatgttttttaattcttcaccatttcctagaagtgaatatgtgaaccataacatgtgtcacaattaggaactatagtggacgtcatcaatgaactctcacccgtaagtgatctgtgtagtgagaccttaaattACATGTCCATTCGATCAAGTAGACATGTGGCTTAAAGCGTTCACGTACatacctgtgacgtcacagttagattttttaaagtatctacggctctgaacgacaaaaccgttataaATGCTTGGTCAAAACCGTATCTTTGCACACTGTCCAATTGaagggcatttggcaaaataatagttgattccatgaatctatgtagtgcctcgtctataagaCAGCCATTACCGAGGTTATcctttttgttctcttttttttctttcttttttttaaagatttattgcccccagaacaTAGACAGTGAACAGGTTGGGGAGCCGTGCAATCTTAATTAGATTGGGGAGCCGTGGTCActgccttacaaagtacatatttaaacaatagtatctaaacaaaatatgctatttaaatatgttaatgctttctgtggtatttataagacggaaagagagagagagagagagagagagagagagagagagagagagagagagagagagagagagagagagagagagagagagggtgcaacagcagtagataagtataaagaagttgtggggatattgagagagtattagagaatgacattttaattagtactctatttccaagtgaactttcaaatcattatttttaattaaaacattctttcaaagagtgttttatagggtgtccattgcttatgaaatgcttcataattgcaatttttgtaataaatatatttttctatttcaaaattattttgtagaatatttttcgcggcattgacatgtaaatttcttttttgtattttcatactgtaaatataatattttatgttaacagTCAGCCAATTTACAAAATCACCTTTTTCGTTGTTGATCATGCCTAACATAACTATGTCTCTGCTTAGAGTGATTAATTCCAGTTTCATTTCTTATCCATTCTTCTATTGCTTCCCACAGAGAATGTACTAAACTACATTCAAATAGAAGGTGTTGTATGGTTTCAGGGGATTTGTTGCAAAAACTACAGACATtggaatcaatataattaatcatatttcgAAATTTGTTAGTTGTAAGAATTCggtgtatgattttatactgaaaccaagATAATGTTGTGCTTTTGACAGATCTAAAGGgtagaatgtaatattttccccaatcatatatatcatagatatatccttctttagaatattttatttgtgattttggaaTGGTGGTTTGAGTGTTCAGTAAATCATATATAGGTTTGCAACCTTTCTGATCTTTGAACAAAACCTTTAAGTTATATGGAAGAACAGGATTTTGTAATGCTATAAAAACGTCATCATTTAAATTATCTAGGttgtaaatgaatgattttataGCACTGACCAATGAAGCATATTCCAGAAAATTGGTAATTATGTCGTATTTCTCTATGAACTGTTCATATGTTAGAAAGTGTCCTTGTTCTTTCAACAAatcgttaataaagataataccttttgagATATATCGTTTTAGTATAAATGGCTTTTtatctatacatattttactgttgaACCAAATATTGATCTGGAGAATATCATCTACGTTTactggaatttgtttttcttatattcttaaccaactaaccaatgtgtctctccaaaatgtattttttattgaacttTTTTCTTGACAATACACCCTTCCTCACTgctcagaggactgccactcccagagtagtttactaaatcaaaactagcacaggacagagctcattggaatataaatatagctgtgaaggcatgcactcatgaatcactttCAAAACACTGATGATATTAGgcgaaagatgagcatatcctgccccaccacagctgtcaaatCCTTCACTTCATGCAAACGATGCaatagcatcagccatcattttttcaccgtggtgcaggggtgtaacattctctttgagaatggccaatacagcacaaaattgaagttttgagtaaaattcggtgtccgtaaaattctgtgatatttgtgtttttgcacagttctttacactgtttttgaatttttatattgatgttgatcatcactttatttatttgcattaccatagtttgacacccaatagccgatgtatttttcgtgctggggtgtcgttaaacattcattcattcattcattcagccatcattttggtcagtgatgcatcaTATTTTGTAGTGCAGCCTCCAAATGTCTGTAGACCATAAACCTTTTTTGAATGTCCTCAGGAGTCTCTGGACATCATAACCCTGATGGAATACGTTCTGCGCTAGAATGATATGGcattgttttgaaaatctgCAAGTATCTTCAGCTACTGGAATCTGAAGAACAAACAAGGTAAATTGCTCGACATAAAGGGAAAATTGACGATTGGAAAGTTCAAGTCATCCCTTTTGTCAGTGTCGCTTTTAATCTCTATGTATATATCGAGGTATGAAGCTGATTTGATGCCTTCGTATGATTCTTTATTTCTAACTTATGGGTAAATCAGTGGAAGGTAATTTGTAATCCTGCTATTATCGAATGATATAAGTTCATCAATATAGCGGAAAGTAACGTTAAAAAGATTTTTTAGCCATattcctttgttttgatttaaccgGATTCATGTGCATAGAAAAACAAATCGGCGAGTAGTGAAAAACCGTTGGTGTCCATGGGGATTCCTACTTCCTGTCCATATCCCCAAATCTGACATAAACATGAATaacttctttccttcttcttatgCCATCTATATCTGTcttgtatttttctt comes from the Gigantopelta aegis isolate Gae_Host chromosome 14, Gae_host_genome, whole genome shotgun sequence genome and includes:
- the LOC121388713 gene encoding LOW QUALITY PROTEIN: F-box/LRR-repeat protein 8-like (The sequence of the model RefSeq protein was modified relative to this genomic sequence to represent the inferred CDS: inserted 1 base in 1 codon), giving the protein MASECKDTWNTLPEHIVVRILSYLPQYDRYVAGLTCSYWQSCFKSPYLWQKFLFSFQNPSDEKQISCVTSLGHHMKYVSIELDQFEAYNRTNACRVLNELAALKEKKLVALTIRFTGENPLFYAGLEFVDSLNCVFGDPGNTACKNVVGLTFVDLSGLTIAYDDIVIDILSENNPHLEYLNIQNSNLVCKVTPDSITRLVQRCKHLQYLFVYHYSVCDHTLLALAEQDTRSIKHLSIICRREQKFSEDLSEEAWSSLIMSCPNLRVTLGFDHTCPLFRVSEIMKPAIPVSVLRLETFTTIFEEVRLATIXAAILDLCSKCHQLQSLLVYCVLDKETVDAILEMKPEMKQRGSYILKWELEPEPWIVGYEDDSIPEQLLNI